Proteins from a single region of Desulfobacterales bacterium:
- the ccsB gene encoding c-type cytochrome biogenesis protein CcsB — protein MFTFFFYLLSMAAYIAYLFFQHDRLQKIGYLLMLTGFVSHSLSLLLGYFTTGFFPGHNLYQTLLIAGWAFTGVFLLFQYRFNLKILGVYAAPLATVIMAVCLRAPEPAENVAVFFKSFWLFFHVITIFLGNAAFALACGIGVLYLIQEHNIKTKHRGFFFRRLPSLDLLDSTGHGCIIAGFTLLTIGLVAGILYAKAIWGRFWSWDVKEVWSGIMWLFYAALLHERLTVGWRGRKAAVMSIIGFMVLLFTFFGVNFLLGGHHGDFTR, from the coding sequence TTGTTCACTTTCTTTTTTTATTTGCTGAGCATGGCCGCTTATATCGCCTATCTTTTTTTTCAGCATGACCGCCTTCAAAAAATAGGGTACCTGCTGATGCTCACGGGCTTTGTCAGTCACAGTCTTTCTCTTTTGCTCGGGTATTTCACGACCGGTTTTTTCCCCGGGCACAACCTGTATCAGACACTTCTGATCGCAGGGTGGGCGTTTACGGGTGTGTTTTTACTCTTTCAATACCGGTTTAATTTAAAAATACTGGGTGTTTATGCCGCTCCGCTGGCAACTGTAATCATGGCGGTATGTTTGCGTGCACCGGAACCTGCGGAAAATGTGGCGGTTTTTTTTAAAAGTTTTTGGCTGTTTTTTCATGTGATCACCATCTTTCTGGGAAATGCCGCCTTTGCGCTGGCCTGCGGCATCGGTGTGCTCTATCTGATACAGGAGCACAATATAAAGACCAAGCACCGCGGATTTTTCTTTCGGCGGCTACCGTCCCTGGATCTTCTGGACAGCACCGGACACGGCTGCATTATTGCGGGATTTACATTGTTGACCATTGGACTGGTAGCAGGGATTTTATACGCCAAGGCAATCTGGGGCAGATTCTGGAGTTGGGATGTCAAGGAAGTCTGGTCCGGCATCATGTGGCTGTTTTATGCCGCCTTACTGCATGAGCGCCTGACCGTGGGGTGGCGGGGACGTAAGGCAGCCGTCATGTCCATTATCGGATTTATGGTATTGCTCTTTACCTTTTTCGGCGTCAACTTTCTTCTGGGCGGTCATCATGGTGACTTTACCCGATAA
- a CDS encoding bifunctional precorrin-2 dehydrogenase/sirohydrochlorin ferrochelatase: MRYYPINLDIKGRHCLVVGGGGVGFRKVTTLLACGGLVTVVSPALVPELQALADSCDITWHSRGYRASDLANMFLVIGATNDEQLNNQVSTDAHGQNMLCNIADRPAACNFILPSIVHRGDLVLTISTSGKSPAFAKQLRKELEKQFGAEYKAFLLLMGAIRDRLLSQAHEPEAHKPLFEKLINAGLLTRIRENDTDGINRLLFETLGSGYELNRLIDKD; this comes from the coding sequence ATGAGGTATTATCCCATCAATCTGGACATTAAGGGGCGGCATTGCCTCGTGGTGGGCGGTGGTGGTGTCGGGTTCAGGAAAGTCACAACACTGCTGGCCTGCGGCGGGCTGGTTACGGTGGTCAGCCCCGCGCTGGTTCCCGAATTGCAGGCCCTTGCGGATTCCTGCGATATCACCTGGCATTCGCGCGGCTACCGGGCATCCGATCTGGCGAATATGTTTCTCGTTATCGGCGCAACGAACGATGAACAACTCAATAACCAAGTGAGCACCGACGCACACGGCCAGAATATGCTTTGCAACATTGCCGACCGGCCCGCTGCGTGCAACTTCATTCTCCCTTCGATCGTCCATCGGGGGGATCTGGTGCTCACCATTTCAACCTCGGGCAAGAGCCCGGCATTTGCCAAACAGCTTCGAAAAGAGCTTGAAAAGCAATTTGGGGCGGAATATAAGGCCTTTCTTCTGTTGATGGGCGCGATCAGAGATAGACTCCTCTCGCAAGCCCACGAACCGGAAGCGCATAAGCCGCTGTTTGAAAAGCTGATCAACGCGGGATTGTTGACGCGCATTCGGGAAAACGATACGGACGGCATTAACCGCCTGCTTTTTGAAACGCTTGGTTCGGGATATGAACTGAATCGTTTGATCGATAAGGACTGA
- a CDS encoding MBL fold metallo-hydrolase: MRRPHTRITILGSGTCVPSLARSACAVLVETGEAKILLDVGPGTMHRLLKAGLRVFEISHLFLSHFHPDHTGELVSFLFANKYPEKVLRSGPLTLVAGKGIHTFFNGLRAVYGEWIELPSPFFDILSMDTAGANSIQFQGIRVDSMPVDHRPESLAYRITGVDGRSVVYSGDTDMSENLINLARNADVLICEAALPDALKTPGHLTPSLAGSIAARAGVKQLVLTHFYPECDRADMLGQCRKTYDGPVALAKDLMRL; encoded by the coding sequence TTGAGACGACCGCACACCCGCATAACAATTCTTGGCTCCGGCACATGCGTCCCTTCGCTGGCGCGCAGCGCCTGCGCCGTACTTGTGGAAACCGGAGAGGCCAAAATCCTGCTGGATGTCGGGCCGGGCACCATGCACCGGCTTTTAAAGGCCGGTCTCCGTGTTTTCGAGATATCTCATCTGTTTTTGAGCCATTTTCACCCGGATCACACGGGTGAATTGGTTTCGTTTTTATTTGCCAACAAATATCCTGAAAAAGTGCTGCGATCCGGGCCGCTGACCCTTGTGGCGGGAAAGGGGATTCACACTTTTTTTAATGGTCTCAGGGCGGTATATGGCGAGTGGATTGAATTGCCGTCCCCCTTTTTTGATATTCTGTCAATGGACACCGCCGGCGCAAATTCCATTCAATTTCAGGGCATCCGCGTAGATTCGATGCCGGTGGACCACCGGCCCGAAAGCCTGGCCTATCGCATCACTGGCGTGGACGGCAGATCAGTGGTATATTCCGGCGACACGGACATGAGCGAGAACCTGATCAACCTGGCCCGAAACGCCGATGTGCTGATTTGTGAGGCGGCCTTGCCGGATGCGTTAAAAACCCCGGGGCATCTGACCCCGTCGCTGGCCGGTTCGATCGCGGCGCGCGCCGGCGTTAAACAACTCGTGCTCACTCACTTTTATCCGGAATGCGATAGGGCCGATATGCTGGGTCAGTGCCGGAAAACCTATGACGGGCCGGTGGCACTGGCCAAGGACTTAATGCGCTTATGA
- a CDS encoding DHH family phosphoesterase, with the protein MALSAQEKLRRFYAVFKGDDQVLIVINADPDAIASAMGVKRLLWRKVSGIVITNINIIKRPDNLAMIRLLGVQLVYIEKIDPSRFSRIIMVDSQPEHNKAFSQLAPHVVIDHHPATACNAAFLDIRPTYGATATIITEYLRAAAIKPSVKLATGLFHAIKTDTSNFERPALVEDIRAFQFLYQHANIQLAKKIEHDEIRLDFLKYYRIALENMRIRKGRVFAYLGPVATPDICVLIADFFMRVHQINYSIVSGIYEGVLVIIFRNDGLRASAGNLAKQSFGPFGSAGGHKSMARAELNVANLPEGVAAWNNKVLFKWIVDQIEYKGGKKPPREKKKSTAGDS; encoded by the coding sequence ATGGCCCTGTCGGCACAGGAAAAACTGAGGAGATTCTACGCGGTTTTTAAAGGAGACGACCAGGTTCTGATCGTTATCAATGCGGACCCGGACGCCATTGCCAGCGCTATGGGTGTCAAACGGTTATTATGGCGTAAGGTTTCCGGCATCGTGATAACGAATATCAATATTATCAAGCGACCGGACAATCTGGCCATGATTCGGTTATTGGGGGTGCAATTGGTCTATATTGAAAAGATCGATCCCTCGCGATTCAGCCGAATCATCATGGTCGATTCGCAGCCGGAGCATAACAAGGCCTTTTCCCAGCTTGCGCCGCATGTCGTTATTGACCATCACCCGGCTACTGCCTGCAATGCCGCTTTTCTGGATATAAGACCCACCTATGGCGCCACAGCCACCATCATTACCGAATACCTGCGGGCAGCCGCCATCAAGCCTTCGGTCAAGTTGGCAACCGGGCTGTTTCATGCCATTAAAACCGATACCAGCAATTTCGAACGCCCGGCGCTTGTCGAGGATATTCGGGCCTTTCAATTTTTATATCAACACGCCAACATTCAACTGGCCAAAAAAATAGAGCACGATGAAATTCGGCTCGACTTTCTGAAATACTACCGAATCGCCCTGGAAAACATGCGTATTCGAAAAGGCAGGGTTTTTGCGTATCTCGGCCCCGTGGCCACACCGGATATCTGTGTGCTGATCGCGGATTTTTTCATGCGCGTGCATCAAATCAATTACAGCATTGTCTCGGGCATTTACGAAGGCGTTCTGGTCATCATTTTTCGAAATGACGGGTTACGAGCCAGCGCCGGAAACCTCGCCAAACAAAGTTTCGGGCCGTTCGGTTCCGCAGGCGGCCACAAAAGCATGGCCCGCGCGGAACTCAATGTCGCAAACCTGCCCGAAGGCGTAGCGGCTTGGAACAACAAAGTCCTATTCAAGTGGATCGTGGATCAGATTGAATATAAAGGGGGTAAAAAGCCTCCCCGCGAAAAAAAGAAAAGCACCGCAGGGGATAGTTGA
- a CDS encoding AtpZ/AtpI family protein — translation MLFDFKKNRAWTDNLHILMQIGLTMVGCILFCLWLGIKLDQWLGTKGVFTTIFILLGIAGGGVTVYRQIDETMTSSQKKPDEPDNEG, via the coding sequence GTGTTATTCGATTTCAAAAAAAATCGTGCATGGACGGACAATCTTCATATTTTAATGCAAATCGGGCTCACGATGGTCGGTTGCATACTGTTTTGTCTGTGGCTCGGTATCAAGCTGGACCAGTGGCTCGGCACGAAGGGCGTTTTTACTACGATTTTCATACTTCTGGGGATTGCCGGCGGCGGGGTTACCGTTTATCGGCAGATAGATGAGACGATGACATCATCTCAAAAGAAACCGGACGAACCGGACAACGAGGGGTAG
- a CDS encoding ATP synthase subunit I: protein MESIRQIQKKYCSRAIILAIVLGLGFILAGYKPIGKGLILGTLFGILNFILMGETLPWRVGQSKNKATAISAVSILFRYALLAIPIFIGVRFPEFNVAAAIIGIFMVQFVLLGEQILRLITPLTKK, encoded by the coding sequence TTGGAATCGATTCGTCAAATACAGAAAAAGTATTGTTCCCGTGCCATTATCCTGGCGATAGTTTTAGGGTTGGGGTTTATTTTGGCCGGATATAAACCCATTGGCAAGGGGCTGATTCTCGGGACACTCTTCGGCATCCTCAATTTTATTCTGATGGGGGAAACCCTTCCCTGGCGGGTCGGCCAATCCAAAAATAAAGCCACGGCCATTTCAGCAGTTTCCATTCTTTTCCGATACGCGTTGCTTGCCATACCGATATTTATCGGCGTCAGATTTCCCGAGTTCAATGTGGCGGCTGCGATAATCGGCATATTTATGGTTCAATTCGTTCTTCTGGGAGAACAAATTTTACGGTTGATCACACCATTGACTAAAAAATAA
- the atpB gene encoding F0F1 ATP synthase subunit A — MEELGKIHQLLISVGGYKMTFNLEVIIMTWIVILALVLFGYMTTRKRGILPNPFQVVGELLVANLYGLADDALDKKLAQKYAPMICALFMFLVCSNWLGIIPHLEEPTKDLNTPLSLGLLGFVIAHWAGIRAKGLKSYTKAYFEPMFFMMPLNVIGELAKVVSISFRLFGNIMGGSIIILVVSYLTYSVLLPPFLNAFFGLFVGTVQAFVFTMLTIVYISVQVN; from the coding sequence ATGGAGGAACTAGGCAAAATACATCAGCTGCTGATTTCCGTCGGTGGATATAAAATGACTTTCAATCTCGAGGTCATCATCATGACATGGATTGTCATTTTGGCGTTGGTTCTGTTCGGCTACATGACGACCCGAAAGCGCGGCATTCTGCCGAATCCGTTTCAGGTGGTAGGCGAGCTATTGGTTGCCAACCTGTACGGACTGGCGGACGATGCTTTGGACAAAAAACTGGCCCAAAAATATGCGCCGATGATCTGTGCGCTATTTATGTTTCTGGTATGTTCCAACTGGTTGGGAATTATTCCCCATCTGGAGGAGCCGACCAAGGACTTGAATACGCCGTTGAGTCTCGGGTTGTTGGGCTTTGTGATTGCCCACTGGGCGGGTATTCGCGCCAAGGGATTGAAATCTTATACGAAAGCCTATTTCGAGCCGATGTTTTTCATGATGCCGCTGAATGTGATTGGTGAGCTGGCAAAGGTGGTATCGATCTCGTTCCGTCTTTTCGGAAATATCATGGGCGGTTCCATCATCATCCTGGTGGTTTCCTATCTGACTTACAGCGTGTTGCTGCCCCCGTTTTTGAACGCGTTTTTCGGCCTTTTTGTGGGTACGGTTCAGGCTTTTGTATTCACCATGCTAACAATCGTCTACATTTCGGTTCAGGTTAATTAA
- the atpE gene encoding ATP synthase F0 subunit C: MIQDIHVWERLAQFIGAAAAMGFGAMGAAIGEGYVASEATLAISRTPESTGDIFKTMLVGQAVAESASIFALVVAMLLLFTPAPTGNLTVAFSLLAAGLCMGLGAIGSGVGSGFPGAQACKGIGRQPASMKRLTTTMLVGSAVCQTPAIFALVTSLILLFFNFSTHPFSPTWAAILGASLSMGLGAIGSGIGEGLVAGAGCEGVARNPSEAGPITNIMLLGLAVTETTAIYSLLISFILIFKEFPSTTLLAPSAALLSAGICMGLGAFGPGVGEGFAGHNAVKWIARNEDARGTLVRTMLVGQAVAESTGIYSLVVALVLIFVI; this comes from the coding sequence ATGATACAAGATATCCATGTCTGGGAAAGGCTGGCACAATTTATCGGCGCTGCCGCCGCCATGGGGTTTGGTGCCATGGGTGCCGCCATTGGTGAGGGATACGTGGCCTCCGAGGCCACCCTGGCGATTTCGAGGACTCCGGAATCCACCGGTGACATCTTTAAAACCATGCTGGTGGGGCAGGCGGTTGCCGAATCCGCCTCTATTTTTGCGTTGGTTGTTGCCATGCTGCTGCTGTTTACACCGGCGCCCACGGGCAATCTCACCGTGGCCTTTTCGCTGCTGGCGGCCGGGCTGTGCATGGGGTTGGGCGCGATCGGCTCAGGGGTTGGGTCCGGATTTCCCGGAGCGCAAGCCTGCAAAGGCATCGGTCGCCAACCGGCGTCCATGAAGCGCTTGACCACCACCATGCTGGTAGGGTCGGCGGTATGTCAGACACCGGCCATTTTTGCATTGGTAACCTCCTTGATTTTACTCTTTTTTAATTTCAGCACGCATCCATTTTCCCCCACATGGGCCGCAATTCTCGGGGCGAGCCTGTCCATGGGGCTGGGCGCGATCGGATCCGGCATCGGAGAGGGGCTGGTGGCCGGTGCGGGCTGTGAGGGGGTGGCCAGAAATCCATCTGAAGCCGGGCCCATTACCAACATTATGCTGCTTGGGCTTGCAGTGACCGAAACCACGGCCATTTACAGCCTTTTGATTAGTTTTATTCTGATATTCAAAGAGTTTCCGTCTACTACATTGCTTGCACCCAGCGCAGCGCTTCTGTCGGCAGGTATTTGTATGGGGCTTGGTGCGTTTGGTCCGGGCGTCGGGGAAGGCTTTGCGGGGCATAATGCGGTAAAATGGATTGCAAGAAACGAGGATGCCCGTGGCACCCTGGTTCGAACCATGCTGGTGGGGCAGGCTGTAGCCGAGTCCACGGGCATTTATTCACTGGTTGTTGCATTGGTATTGATTTTTGTCATATAG
- the atpE gene encoding ATP synthase F0 subunit C, with protein MAIEGVDIVKAAAFLGAGISMGLGAIGPGVGEGMAAAKACEAIGKNPKEAGLLTRTMLVGQAVSESTGIYALVISLLLLFVV; from the coding sequence ATGGCGATTGAAGGCGTGGACATTGTAAAAGCGGCGGCTTTTTTGGGCGCCGGTATTTCCATGGGACTGGGTGCCATCGGGCCGGGGGTTGGTGAAGGCATGGCAGCGGCAAAGGCATGCGAGGCCATTGGAAAAAATCCGAAGGAAGCAGGGCTGTTGACCCGGACCATGCTGGTAGGTCAGGCGGTATCGGAGTCCACGGGCATTTATGCGCTCGTTATTTCCCTGTTGCTCCTGTTTGTCGTCTAA
- a CDS encoding ATP synthase F0 subunit B yields MEIVSNIALISINETLIVQVVSFLILVFLLNRIMFRPLRRTVEERGALIDRIRKDIDQAEQALETVSAETKKRESAIKADAFEVQASLEASAQQEAGAVLKATSREMDAIRKKAEDDVTKMVDAAKANITEEAERLTVSIMEKMLDRRLAS; encoded by the coding sequence ATGGAAATCGTAAGCAACATTGCCCTGATCAGTATCAATGAAACCCTGATTGTTCAGGTTGTTTCCTTTCTCATACTGGTGTTTCTTTTAAATCGGATCATGTTTCGGCCGCTTCGGCGGACCGTTGAGGAACGAGGCGCGTTGATCGATCGAATTCGTAAGGATATCGATCAGGCGGAGCAGGCGCTGGAAACCGTATCGGCGGAGACGAAAAAAAGAGAATCGGCTATCAAGGCGGACGCTTTTGAGGTTCAGGCGAGTTTGGAAGCGAGCGCGCAGCAGGAAGCCGGCGCCGTGCTGAAAGCCACGAGCAGGGAAATGGACGCCATTCGGAAAAAGGCCGAAGACGATGTGACGAAAATGGTCGACGCCGCCAAAGCCAATATCACCGAGGAGGCCGAGCGGCTGACCGTTTCCATCATGGAAAAGATGTTGGATCGGAGGCTGGCATCATGA